In a single window of the Lineus longissimus chromosome 4, tnLinLong1.2, whole genome shotgun sequence genome:
- the LOC135486032 gene encoding erbin-like isoform X2 produces MLIFRPDLVVESLKKMELQTPTEAFMAKFCACFRQPVQEVHTLDYRHSSLSQVPNEVFAWERTLEELYVDSNQIRDLPRELFYCHGIRKLCLSDNEVQSIPPAIASLINLEEIDISKNGIVDLPDNIKGCKHLRFIEASVNPLGKLPDGFTQLLNLTELYLNDTFLDYLPGNFGRLSKLKILEVRENHLKQLPRSMARLSDLERLDIGNNDFTELPDVIGSMPALLELWCDSNQISMLPTTIGNLKQLMYFDASKNRIEDVPAEIEGCVSLSDLHLSTNMLKDLPETVGRLSNLTTLKVEDNQLASLPFSIGGLVSLSELNVAANDLDELPPSIGLLRHLRTFYADENFLEELPSELGSCNGLTVLSLRCNKLQYLPDELGRIPRLRVLNVSENQLVCLPFAFTKLKQIQALWLSENQAQPLIPLQTEVDRDTGKRTLTCYLLPQQSMDHEVEPVSDGDSFHPSMWDEERSRRMQIQFEGVEDEGKHPRTTQPYPKEMKDRVRHSQNLEILKSKLPNGDVQWSKGKEVDGGGVDNEAYNKDPPSGSSSPEKVHVELGVNPTASPLMQERHLLYKFDKDKLARDKARMQKEKVENNNTALTPGKDGDKSSKSKSGLPQKSEEKTKSSEKKGKEKSPSKDKEKSSGKDKGKDKSSKKEDKTDGSKGKHEPAQPLATSTPVVGVGGAKPSQSISDFRNVMVSNLGAVRDSKSDYALHQNVSSSRDNLNRDSVNRTPSRENLSMVNYSREPGSRDPGVKTIPYPFYTGYTSGGYHQHNHHHHHSQNHRHRSSGYDSEGGVRGYHQRRTLDYDSETGYKSDNGYKSDSDGYRLQRIQQAMRGDGYASDYGAAKSSRTPNKYGSGYSSDVGDSRRYKGYSHNDYRVPSSRNKGLTYSMAGSGNSHSNGPHVKRTTIRSDELYADQQGQNRSSQGERSSRPGPPVPPRSPSVKSLAKENDEREPGSRDTNVQDVSTRFQPVGRDGSPQRDMRHRGSEDLTSWRRDLYTVLEQKRLKQQGAGSQQPEPQTPVKMEPHHGVTELRRKSAPNMYSPIPSDDDMFHPPPYKPTPPYHPKQHHHLTSDSPDPELAKYMSGQDNKALSSVPEHKASPSRRSSMPQAVESPYSRVVGDRSFDSFPNPNDPPPPLNRSHEMSRYEDVAIYKSQEPPSQVSSSTDSGYGHGHHIYERVNELGHRISASPMNAMPPPSRAPPSPPRQHRLLTSQTPPRNSPNTPVSRESTPSRGLDGFRPPEKSSTPRPASDSPAPSGYHTDSPRQSSYAADYGSWQRMSVTITKNPGLGFSIAGGLGAPGNPYRPEDLGIFVTKVHPDGAAANKLRPGDKIITANGADFTHIDHSKAVMVLKTSMQTVQLVIERDVIV; encoded by the exons GCATTGTTGATCTCCCAGATAACATCAAAGGATGCAAACACCTCAGGTTTATAGAAGCAAGTGTCAACCCCCTCGGAAA GTTACCTGATGGCTTCACCCAACTGCTGAATCTCACTGAACTTTACCTCAATGATACATTCCTCGACTACCTGCCAGGAAACTTCGGCAGGTTGTCCAAGTTAAAGATCCTGGAAGTGCGTGAGAATCACCTGAAGCAGCTGCCGAGGTCCATGGCACGACTTTCTGATCTCGAGCGCTTAGATATTGGCAATAATGATTTCACAGAACTG CCTGATGTTATTGGTAGTATGCCTGCACTCCTGGAGCTGTGGTGTGACAGTAACCAGATTTCAATGCTTCCTACAACTATTGGTAACTTAAAGCAGTTGATGTACTTTGATGCTTCAAAGAATAGAATCGAGGATGTTCCAGCTGAGATTGAAGGATGTGTGTCTCTCTCAGATCTTCATCTATCAACCAATATGCTGAAAGATCTACCTGAGACAGTTGGTCGCCTGAGTAATCTTACCACTTTGAAGGTAGAGGACAACCAACTTGCATCACTGCCATTTTCTATAGGAGG CTTAGTTTCATTATCAGAGCTGAATGTTGCTGCTAATGATCTTGATGAGTTACCGCCATCTATTGGACTCTTACGGCATTTACGCACATTTTACGCAGACGAGAACTTCTTAGAGGAACTACCGTCTGAACTAGGCAGTTGTAATGGTCTAACAGTCTTATCTTTACGGTGCAACAAACTCCAGTATCTCCCCGACGAGCTCGGCCGGATACCACGACTCCGGGTGCTGAACGTGAGCGAGAATCAACTGGTGTGTCTTCCATTCGCTTTCACCAAACTCAAACAGATCCAGGCATTATGGTTGTCAGAGAACCAGGCACAACCTCTCATACCGCTACAGACCGAGGTGGATCGGGATACAGGGAAGCGGACACTGACGTGCTACTTGTTACCACAGCAGTCAATGGACCATGAAGTTGAGCCAGTGAGCGATGGTGATAGCTTCCACCCATCCATGTGGGATGAGGAGAGGTCGCGCCGGATGCAGATTCAGTTTGAGGGGGTTGAGGATGAG GGTAAACATCCACGCACAACGCAGCCATATCCAAAGGAGATGAAGGACCGGGTGAGGCATTCACAGAATCTGGAGATTCTGAAGTCAAAGTTACCGAATGGCGATGTACAGTGGAGTAAGGGCAAGGAGGTAGATGGAGGCGGAGTTGATAATGAGGCTTACAATAAAGAT CCTCCATCTGGGTCTTCCTCCCCAGAAAAGGTACACGTTGAGCTTGGTGTTAATCCGACGGCGTCCCCTCTCATGCAAGAGCGACACCTTTTGTATAAGTTTGACAAG GATAAACTAGCGCGGGACAAAGCTCGAATGCAGAAGGAGAAGGTGGAGAATAATAATACAGCCCTAACACCAGGCAAGGATGGTGACAAGTCTAGTAAATCAAAGAGTGGATTACCCCAGAAGTCGGAGGAGAAGACGAAGTCATCAGAGAAGAAGG GTAAAGAGAAGAGTCCGTCCAAAGATAAAGAGAAATCGTCTGGTAAAGATAAAGGGAAGGATAAATCCAGCAAGAAAGAGGATAAAACTGATGGTTCAAAGGGGAAGCATGAACCCGCGCAGCCACTAGCAACAAGTACACCAGTGGTGGGGGTAGGAGGTGCTAAACCCAGTCAAAGCATAAGTGACTTTAGGAATGTTATGGTGTCAAATTTAGGCGCTGTGCGGGATTCAAAATCAGACTATGCACTTCATCAAAATGTTTCATCATCTCGGGACAATCTTAATCGGGATAGCGTGAATCGGACTCCATCGCGGGAGAATCTAAGTATGGTGAACTATAGCCGTGAACCTGGTTCACGTGATCCAGGGGTAAAGACGATACCTTATCCCTTCTATACAGGGTATACTAGTGGCGGATACCATCAGcataaccatcatcatcatcatagtcaaAACCACCGCCACCGCTCATCGGGTTATGACTCCGAAGGTGGTGTCCGTGGATACCATCAGCGGCGGACATTAGATTATGACTCAGAAACTGGTTACAAGTCAGACAATGGTTATAAATCTGATAGTGACGGCTATCGGTTACAACGCATTCAACAGGCGATGCGTGGTGATGGTTATGCTAGTGATTATGGTGCGGCGAAATCGTCACGGACTCCGAACAAATATGGTAGTGGTTATTCATCTGACGTTGGAGATTCTCGCCGGTACAAAGGATACTCTCATAATGATTATCGTGTACCATCATCTCGGAACAAAGGTCTCACATATTCAATGGCTGGCTCGGGTAATTCTCATTCTAATGGCCCACATGTCAAACGGACTACAATACGCAGTGACGAGTTATATGCTGACCAGCAAGGTCAAAATAGGTCAAGCCAGGGTGAAAGGTCGAGTAGACCTGGACCACCTGTACCTCCTAGGAGTCCAAGTGTGAAATCTTTGGCCAAGGAAAATGATGAGCGAGAGCCAGGGTCACGTGACACTAACGTTCAGGACGTTTCTACACGTTTTCAACCTGTTGGGCGGGATGGGTCACCTCAACGAGATATGCGGCATCGAGGAAGTGAGGATTTGACAAGTTGGCGGCGGGATCTGTATACAGTGTTGGAACAGAAGAGATTGAAGCAACAAGGTGCGGGGTCTCAACAGCCTGAACCGCAGACGCCAGTCAAGATGGAACCTCACCATGGAGTGACTGAACTCAGGAGGAAATCG GCCCCAAATATGTACTCACCGATCCCAAGTGATGACGATATGTTCCATCCTCCTCCATACAAGCCAACACCACCGTATCACCCgaagcaacatcatcatctAACATCTGACTCACCGGATCCAGAACTTGCAAAATACATGAGCGGGCAGGACAACAAGGCATTGAGTTCTGTGCCGGAGCACAAGGCATCGCCGAGTCGACGGAGTAGTATGCCTCAAGCTGTTGAATCGCCATACAGTCGAGTTGTTGGTGATCGTTCGTTCGATAGCTTTCCGAATCCAAATGATCCACCACCACCATTGAATAGATCACATGAGATGTCACGTTATGAAGATGTGGCCATTTATAAAAGTCAGGAGCCTCCGTCGCAGGTGTCCAGCTCGACAGACagtggttatggtcatggtcatcacaTATATGAACGGGTGAATGAACTCGGCCATCGGATATCAG CTTCACCTATGAATGCGATGCCTCCTCCGAGCCGAGCACCACCATCACCTCCCCGACAACACCGTCTGCTCACCAGCCAGACGCCACCCAGGAACTCGCCCAATACACCCGTCTCACGAGAATCAACACCATCAAGGGGCCTAGATGGTTTCCGACCCCCAGAGAAGTCTTCAACACCTCGCCCAGCATCTGATTCACCTGCACCATCTGGTTATCATACCGACTCGCCAAGACAATCGAGCTATGCTGCTGATTATGGATCGTGGCAAAGG ATGTCAGTGACGATAACCAAGAACCCTGGCCTTGGTTTCAGTATCGCTGGAGGACTTGGAGCCCCAGGCAACCCGTACCGACCGGAGGATCTTGGCATATTCGTCACCAAAGTTCACCCTGATGGTGCTGCTGCTAATAAACTCAGACCTGGAGATAAAATCATTACT gcAAATGGTGCAGACTTCACTCATATTGATCATTCCAAGGCTGTGATGGTGCTGAAGACAAGTATGCAGACAGTTCAGTTAGTCATTGAGAGAGATGTCATTGTATAG
- the LOC135486032 gene encoding erbin-like isoform X3 — MAKFCACFRQPVQEVHTLDYRHSSLSQVPNEVFAWERTLEELYVDSNQIRDLPRELFYCHGIRKLCLSDNEVQSIPPAIASLINLEEIDISKNGIVDLPDNIKGCKHLRFIEASVNPLGKLPDGFTQLLNLTELYLNDTFLDYLPGNFGRLSKLKILEVRENHLKQLPRSMARLSDLERLDIGNNDFTELPDVIGSMPALLELWCDSNQISMLPTTIGNLKQLMYFDASKNRIEDVPAEIEGCVSLSDLHLSTNMLKDLPETVGRLSNLTTLKVEDNQLASLPFSIGGLVSLSELNVAANDLDELPPSIGLLRHLRTFYADENFLEELPSELGSCNGLTVLSLRCNKLQYLPDELGRIPRLRVLNVSENQLVCLPFAFTKLKQIQALWLSENQAQPLIPLQTEVDRDTGKRTLTCYLLPQQSMDHEVEPVSDGDSFHPSMWDEERSRRMQIQFEGVEDEGKHPRTTQPYPKEMKDRVRHSQNLEILKSKLPNGDVQWSKGKEVDGGGVDNEAYNKDPPSGSSSPEKVHVELGVNPTASPLMQERHLLYKFDKDKLARDKARMQKEKVENNNTALTPGKDGDKSSKSKSGLPQKSEEKTKSSEKKGKEKSPSKDKEKSSGKDKGKDKSSKKEDKTDGSKGKHEPAQPLATSTPVVGVGGAKPSQSISDFRNVMVSNLGAVRDSKSDYALHQNVSSSRDNLNRDSVNRTPSRENLSMVNYSREPGSRDPGVKTIPYPFYTGYTSGGYHQHNHHHHHSQNHRHRSSGYDSEGGVRGYHQRRTLDYDSETGYKSDNGYKSDSDGYRLQRIQQAMRGDGYASDYGAAKSSRTPNKYGSGYSSDVGDSRRYKGYSHNDYRVPSSRNKGLTYSMAGSGNSHSNGPHVKRTTIRSDELYADQQGQNRSSQGERSSRPGPPVPPRSPSVKSLAKENDEREPGSRDTNVQDVSTRFQPVGRDGSPQRDMRHRGSEDLTSWRRDLYTVLEQKRLKQQGAGSQQPEPQTPVKMEPHHGVTELRRKSAPNMYSPIPSDDDMFHPPPYKPTPPYHPKQHHHLTSDSPDPELAKYMSGQDNKALSSVPEHKASPSRRSSMPQAVESPYSRVVGDRSFDSFPNPNDPPPPLNRSHEMSRYEDVAIYKSQEPPSQVSSSTDSGYGHGHHIYERVNELGHRISASPMNAMPPPSRAPPSPPRQHRLLTSQTPPRNSPNTPVSRESTPSRGLDGFRPPEKSSTPRPASDSPAPSGYHTDSPRQSSYAADYGSWQRMSVTITKNPGLGFSIAGGLGAPGNPYRPEDLGIFVTKVHPDGAAANKLRPGDKIITANGADFTHIDHSKAVMVLKTSMQTVQLVIERDVIV; from the exons GCATTGTTGATCTCCCAGATAACATCAAAGGATGCAAACACCTCAGGTTTATAGAAGCAAGTGTCAACCCCCTCGGAAA GTTACCTGATGGCTTCACCCAACTGCTGAATCTCACTGAACTTTACCTCAATGATACATTCCTCGACTACCTGCCAGGAAACTTCGGCAGGTTGTCCAAGTTAAAGATCCTGGAAGTGCGTGAGAATCACCTGAAGCAGCTGCCGAGGTCCATGGCACGACTTTCTGATCTCGAGCGCTTAGATATTGGCAATAATGATTTCACAGAACTG CCTGATGTTATTGGTAGTATGCCTGCACTCCTGGAGCTGTGGTGTGACAGTAACCAGATTTCAATGCTTCCTACAACTATTGGTAACTTAAAGCAGTTGATGTACTTTGATGCTTCAAAGAATAGAATCGAGGATGTTCCAGCTGAGATTGAAGGATGTGTGTCTCTCTCAGATCTTCATCTATCAACCAATATGCTGAAAGATCTACCTGAGACAGTTGGTCGCCTGAGTAATCTTACCACTTTGAAGGTAGAGGACAACCAACTTGCATCACTGCCATTTTCTATAGGAGG CTTAGTTTCATTATCAGAGCTGAATGTTGCTGCTAATGATCTTGATGAGTTACCGCCATCTATTGGACTCTTACGGCATTTACGCACATTTTACGCAGACGAGAACTTCTTAGAGGAACTACCGTCTGAACTAGGCAGTTGTAATGGTCTAACAGTCTTATCTTTACGGTGCAACAAACTCCAGTATCTCCCCGACGAGCTCGGCCGGATACCACGACTCCGGGTGCTGAACGTGAGCGAGAATCAACTGGTGTGTCTTCCATTCGCTTTCACCAAACTCAAACAGATCCAGGCATTATGGTTGTCAGAGAACCAGGCACAACCTCTCATACCGCTACAGACCGAGGTGGATCGGGATACAGGGAAGCGGACACTGACGTGCTACTTGTTACCACAGCAGTCAATGGACCATGAAGTTGAGCCAGTGAGCGATGGTGATAGCTTCCACCCATCCATGTGGGATGAGGAGAGGTCGCGCCGGATGCAGATTCAGTTTGAGGGGGTTGAGGATGAG GGTAAACATCCACGCACAACGCAGCCATATCCAAAGGAGATGAAGGACCGGGTGAGGCATTCACAGAATCTGGAGATTCTGAAGTCAAAGTTACCGAATGGCGATGTACAGTGGAGTAAGGGCAAGGAGGTAGATGGAGGCGGAGTTGATAATGAGGCTTACAATAAAGAT CCTCCATCTGGGTCTTCCTCCCCAGAAAAGGTACACGTTGAGCTTGGTGTTAATCCGACGGCGTCCCCTCTCATGCAAGAGCGACACCTTTTGTATAAGTTTGACAAG GATAAACTAGCGCGGGACAAAGCTCGAATGCAGAAGGAGAAGGTGGAGAATAATAATACAGCCCTAACACCAGGCAAGGATGGTGACAAGTCTAGTAAATCAAAGAGTGGATTACCCCAGAAGTCGGAGGAGAAGACGAAGTCATCAGAGAAGAAGG GTAAAGAGAAGAGTCCGTCCAAAGATAAAGAGAAATCGTCTGGTAAAGATAAAGGGAAGGATAAATCCAGCAAGAAAGAGGATAAAACTGATGGTTCAAAGGGGAAGCATGAACCCGCGCAGCCACTAGCAACAAGTACACCAGTGGTGGGGGTAGGAGGTGCTAAACCCAGTCAAAGCATAAGTGACTTTAGGAATGTTATGGTGTCAAATTTAGGCGCTGTGCGGGATTCAAAATCAGACTATGCACTTCATCAAAATGTTTCATCATCTCGGGACAATCTTAATCGGGATAGCGTGAATCGGACTCCATCGCGGGAGAATCTAAGTATGGTGAACTATAGCCGTGAACCTGGTTCACGTGATCCAGGGGTAAAGACGATACCTTATCCCTTCTATACAGGGTATACTAGTGGCGGATACCATCAGcataaccatcatcatcatcatagtcaaAACCACCGCCACCGCTCATCGGGTTATGACTCCGAAGGTGGTGTCCGTGGATACCATCAGCGGCGGACATTAGATTATGACTCAGAAACTGGTTACAAGTCAGACAATGGTTATAAATCTGATAGTGACGGCTATCGGTTACAACGCATTCAACAGGCGATGCGTGGTGATGGTTATGCTAGTGATTATGGTGCGGCGAAATCGTCACGGACTCCGAACAAATATGGTAGTGGTTATTCATCTGACGTTGGAGATTCTCGCCGGTACAAAGGATACTCTCATAATGATTATCGTGTACCATCATCTCGGAACAAAGGTCTCACATATTCAATGGCTGGCTCGGGTAATTCTCATTCTAATGGCCCACATGTCAAACGGACTACAATACGCAGTGACGAGTTATATGCTGACCAGCAAGGTCAAAATAGGTCAAGCCAGGGTGAAAGGTCGAGTAGACCTGGACCACCTGTACCTCCTAGGAGTCCAAGTGTGAAATCTTTGGCCAAGGAAAATGATGAGCGAGAGCCAGGGTCACGTGACACTAACGTTCAGGACGTTTCTACACGTTTTCAACCTGTTGGGCGGGATGGGTCACCTCAACGAGATATGCGGCATCGAGGAAGTGAGGATTTGACAAGTTGGCGGCGGGATCTGTATACAGTGTTGGAACAGAAGAGATTGAAGCAACAAGGTGCGGGGTCTCAACAGCCTGAACCGCAGACGCCAGTCAAGATGGAACCTCACCATGGAGTGACTGAACTCAGGAGGAAATCG GCCCCAAATATGTACTCACCGATCCCAAGTGATGACGATATGTTCCATCCTCCTCCATACAAGCCAACACCACCGTATCACCCgaagcaacatcatcatctAACATCTGACTCACCGGATCCAGAACTTGCAAAATACATGAGCGGGCAGGACAACAAGGCATTGAGTTCTGTGCCGGAGCACAAGGCATCGCCGAGTCGACGGAGTAGTATGCCTCAAGCTGTTGAATCGCCATACAGTCGAGTTGTTGGTGATCGTTCGTTCGATAGCTTTCCGAATCCAAATGATCCACCACCACCATTGAATAGATCACATGAGATGTCACGTTATGAAGATGTGGCCATTTATAAAAGTCAGGAGCCTCCGTCGCAGGTGTCCAGCTCGACAGACagtggttatggtcatggtcatcacaTATATGAACGGGTGAATGAACTCGGCCATCGGATATCAG CTTCACCTATGAATGCGATGCCTCCTCCGAGCCGAGCACCACCATCACCTCCCCGACAACACCGTCTGCTCACCAGCCAGACGCCACCCAGGAACTCGCCCAATACACCCGTCTCACGAGAATCAACACCATCAAGGGGCCTAGATGGTTTCCGACCCCCAGAGAAGTCTTCAACACCTCGCCCAGCATCTGATTCACCTGCACCATCTGGTTATCATACCGACTCGCCAAGACAATCGAGCTATGCTGCTGATTATGGATCGTGGCAAAGG ATGTCAGTGACGATAACCAAGAACCCTGGCCTTGGTTTCAGTATCGCTGGAGGACTTGGAGCCCCAGGCAACCCGTACCGACCGGAGGATCTTGGCATATTCGTCACCAAAGTTCACCCTGATGGTGCTGCTGCTAATAAACTCAGACCTGGAGATAAAATCATTACT gcAAATGGTGCAGACTTCACTCATATTGATCATTCCAAGGCTGTGATGGTGCTGAAGACAAGTATGCAGACAGTTCAGTTAGTCATTGAGAGAGATGTCATTGTATAG